Below is a window of Brassica napus cultivar Da-Ae chromosome A5, Da-Ae, whole genome shotgun sequence DNA.
CGCTTCACCAACTTCAGCGGTAACTGCGACCGCCGACACCTCCTTCTCTCCAATCAAGTTGCTCTCCGTTGCTCCTATCTGCATCCCCTCCTTCTCCGGCGAGGAATCACCTTGTTCCGGCACCGTCATGGCCTAGCGTGACCACGAAGCTTGGAATCCCTAGTTCGCCTTATTTCAAACTCCCTGATTTTTAGTAATGTAGAGATCAATCACTGACTTTGATatggagaagatgatgaatcAAGAAACCATATGAGTTTTGAAAGTCCTCTAACGCTTAAACTTGGCTTTGTCCTTTAAGAGGTTTTTATGCAAATATGGATGATTTGTCGAGAGGAAATCGAGTTTAAAGACTTGAAGGATGATCAAGTCTCTTATCATTGGTTAACTTGGTATTTCAGTAAGGAACAAAATAATAagctttttttgaaaaatatatagtaatccATATGAACTTTTTTGATATTCCAAGATAGAATGTCGTTCTTGCAATGAAACAAACACAATCATAATTTTTCTCTGATGCACATCAAAAATACACCACATCCATATCTTAAGCTTTCCAAACATATGTATGGTGGATTATTTTTGGTATCATGATACATCTTTTAGTTGATATGGATGGACAGTGTCAGTCTTGAGTTTTGAAAGaccaaaagagaaagaaaaaaaatgggcTGCTTTTCGTATATTAAAAAAACcgtaaacatatattaaaaaaaatccaatgtcaaacaaaaacataaatattcaaAGTATTTAAAAGATGAAAATACATATTGATTCAAAGCAGGGTGAAGAGGTACGTAAAAACCATTTAATCTCTCTTGTGACATACATGACCGTAGATAAGATTTTATGAGTGTTTTAACTTCGAAAAACTTCTTTCTGCCGATGCAACTGACACAAGAATTGTCATCATTATGCGATATGCAGTCCATGTATTTGGATAACAAGTATCCACCTTCTTAAGAAAATCCAATATCTCAGCAGCATTCTGAATATTTGTTGGTAAACTCCCTCTTAAGAGCTTCAACTCTATAAATAATTCATTACCATCAATATCGGAACGATCACCATGCTTGAGAAAAACGTTAAGGCTGACACAAGAAACCATCAGTTCATCATCATTTGTCAACTGCAGCTTCTTCAGATCAAAAAACAATTCAAGTGTTTTTTCATAACTTTGGAGCTGATCAAATCTTTTTTCGAAAGAAACCAAACTCTGATCCACAATTTTGATGAAGTAATTGATCCTGAAGTTTTCTTCTGCTGTAAATAtcacatcttcatcatcttttCTAGGCTCTTCATCATgatatttcttctttttaattaacCGCTTTACTTTCACAGAGAACACAGGATCAATTTCCATAGCAATAGCAATTTTTTCAGCTTCTACTTTTGCTGCTTGGAAACATGTTTCTCTATAgtctttaaaaaaagaaataagacCTTTCACTTGAGCAATATCAATATCAATGTCCATATCTTTTGACTGTATGATCTTGCTTACTTTGTTAACAACAAACGAAAGCTCATACCAAATAATCATTTCAATCAAAATCTCAAAGCTTCCAATCCCATAAGTTTCACTCATTGCAAGAGACTCGGCTTCACTTTTGGTTCCTGGATTTGCACTGTTTTCAGCCAAGTAAATCAAAGCCTCTCGTATTTGTGGAGCCTGAAATCGTATTGCTTTTACACTTTGGATGCGGCTTTCCCAACGAGTTTGTGATAATGGTTTTACCGTAACACCATTCACAATCTCTCTGAAAACGTCACAGTTTTTTGTATAAGAAGCAAACAAACAATAGATGCGCTGAATAATTCCAAAAAATGAAATTGCTATCGATGAGGAGGAAGCGATATCAGAATGTACAAGATTCCGACTATGACAACCACATGGTGTGTAGGCAGCCCTGGGATTAATTTCAAGCAACCTGTTTTGTACTCCTTTTACTTTCCCTTTCATGTTTGATCCATTATCATAACCTTTGCCCTCTAATGTCATCTATGCTCAGCCCAAGACTATGCAACGCATCTTGAAGGGCGTCAAAAAGCCCTTCTCCTGTTTTGTCTTTCActtccaaaaatgttaaaaaaaaattcttcaatcTTTGGAGAAGTTTCAGAAATATCCACACATCGAATAACCATGGACATTTGTTCCCGATGACTGATATCAGGAGTGGTGTCAAGAATAACTGAAAAATACTTCACATACCGAATCTTCTTTAAGAATATTTGTTTGATCTCATTCCCAAGCATATCAATCAACTCATTCTGAATCCTGTGACTGAGATAATGATAAGGAGTTTCATGCTTCTCGATCCGTCTAACATGCTCTTTCATGACTGGATCAAAATCTGCAAATACTTCAACCATGCCCAAGAAATTCCCATTACCATCTACATAGATCTTATCACTACTTCCACAAAATGCATCATTTTGTTTACCAAGACTTTTTACCAATGAAATTATCCTTAGGAACACATCTCTCCAATGTTTTTTCTCTTTGTTGAGCTCTTCTTGAATATGCTTATCAATTGTCTGATTCTTCTGTAATCTCTCTTCCAACTCCAACCATTGAATCATGCATGTGATATGCTTATGACCTTTTTCATGTTCCTTAAGCAGTTTCGAGACATTTCTCCAATCATCAGACCCAGTAGTAGCCAAAAAATTAGTAAGTTTGTCTTGCCTAAATAGCTTACAGcaaaaacaaaagattttaTCTTTCACTTTGGAGTAAAGTAACCATCACCGATCTTGCTTCTCTCCATTCATTATTTTTCTGGTATAAGACGAATGGGAAAAACACCTGCCTAGATGATCTCTTGGAAAGTGATAATCAATTGAAGGTCATGCCATTGGAC
It encodes the following:
- the LOC125608623 gene encoding uncharacterized protein LOC125608623, which gives rise to MVEVFADFDPVMKEHVRRIEKHETPYHYLSHRIQNELIDMLGNEIKQIFLKKIREIVNGVTVKPLSQTRWESRIQSVKAIRFQAPQIREALIYLAENSANPGTKSEAESLAMSETYGIGSFEILIEMIIWYELSFVVNKVSKIIQSKDMDIDIDIAQVKGLISFFKDYRETCFQAAKVEAEKIAIAMEIDPVFSVKVKRLIKKKKYHDEEPRKDDEDVIFTAEENFRINYFIKIVDQSLVSFEKRFDQLQSYEKTLELFFDLKKLQLTNDDELMVSCVSLNVFLKHGDRSDIDGNELFIELKLLRGSLPTNIQNAAEILDFLKKVDTCYPNTWTAYRIMMTILVSVASAERSFSKLKHS